In Anser cygnoides isolate HZ-2024a breed goose chromosome 16, Taihu_goose_T2T_genome, whole genome shotgun sequence, one genomic interval encodes:
- the OGFR gene encoding opioid growth factor receptor isoform X4, which translates to MKTGWRMRRSRRGAPGRPSVNATTERNPAYLCSEENLIPNCQEQRKLNLSPLSQMGFQFSGRRNWDAARDLQRYRHRYPGLIESENEEEEQMWNLSFYKNEISFLPQGLHIETLLELWWDNFEVLEENHSYIQWLFPLRERGMNWRAKPLTLQEIEAFKKSREVMERFIRAYQLMLRFYGIILTNQETGELERAENWAERFQNLNWFSHNNLRITRILKCLGEMGYEHYQVHLVKFFLTETLVKETLPNVKRSALDYFLFTVRSKQKRRELVHYAWQHYKPQRSFVWGPHDKLSKYRPRSAKSQLHQTVGSKQEEPGRKCDDSVEKGQNPSLEEEQQAGGAADLWPKANEEDTRERLSECVSEGGDGEDEKEALFTQQEENDFSSKAEAQGTAENDCAKESKKRKLDANMADNIKSGSLKSPPDIEKISRNLGECALDAEISPSSSLLQTEEGQETLKENDVNTKDLTVPETADATVKRRKVDKRTQKNRTFNLAINLNMGLPARSAQLHPPASNAKAEEEKVGEKKTTVEEMGEKDGGDTNSGALSCPAGSMLPKTSWTSPLSDGLKSGADQVTAKSDQHHCDSMLLERKSEADGIEQHKRAENASEEEESKATSKKQVPGSLEQNMASTCPEQNGAELAIQKTDSSEHAAEPDEEQVAE; encoded by the exons TGTAAATGCTACAACTGAACGGAATCCAGCATATCTGTGTAGTGAGGAGAACCTGATACCTAATTGTCAG gagcaaagaaaattaaatttgtcaCCGTTGTCTCAGATGGGTTTTCAG TTCTCAGGCAGGCGCAACTGGGATGCAGCAAGAGACTTGCAGAGATACAGGCATCGTTACCCG GGTTTGATAGAATCAgaaaatgaggaggaagaacAAATGTGGAACTTGAGcttttacaaaaatgaaatttcttttttgcctCAGG gttTGCATATTGAAACTCTGCTTGAATTGTGGTGGGACAACTTTGAAGTTCTGGAAGAAAACCATTCGTACATACAGTG gCTATTCCCTTTACGTGAACGTGGGATGAACTGGCGTGCCAAACCACTAACGCTTCAAGAAATTGAg GCTTTTAAGAAGTCCAGGGAAGTCATGGAAAGGTTTATACGCGCTTATCAGCTCATGTTGAGATTTTATGGAATAATTCTGACTAACCAGGAGACTGGAGAACTCGAGAGAGCAGAGAATTGGGCTGAAAGATTTCAAAACTTGAACTG GTTTAGCCACAACAATTTGCGGATCACTCGCATTCTGAAGTGCCTGGGGGAGATGGGATATGAACACTATCAAGTGCACTTGGTAAAGTTTTTCCTAACTGAAACTCTTGTTAAGGAGACGTTACCAAATGTCAAGAGAAGTGCCTTGGATTACTTTCTATTCACTGTCAGaagcaagcagaagagaagggaaCTAGTGCACTATGCTTGGCAACACTACAAACCTCAAAGGAGCTTTGTATGGGGGCCGCATGACAAACTCTCAAAGTACAGACCCCGCTCTGCCAAGTCACAGCTGCACCAAACTGTTGGAAGTAAACAGGAAGAACCTGGTAGAAAATGTGATGATTCTGTGGAAAAGGGTCAGAACCCATCTCTAGAGGAAGAACAGCaagctggaggtgctgcagaCTTGTGGCCTAAAGCGAACGAAGAGGACACGAGAGAGAGGTTGAGTGAGTGTGTTTCAGAGGGAGGAGATGGTGAAGATGAGAAGGAAGCTTTGTTTACCCAGCAGGAAGAGAATGATTTCAGCAGTAAGGCTGAAGCGCAGGGTACGGCAGAGAATGATTGTGCAAAGGAGagcaagaagagaaaactgGATGCAAATATGGCAGACAATATAAAGAGTGGATCATTGAAAAGCCCTCCTGATATTGAGAAAATTTCCCGTAATCTGGGTGAATGTGCACTTGATGCAGAAATCTCCCCCTCAAGTTCCCTCTTACAAACAGAAGAGGGCCAGGAAACGCTGAAAGAAAACGATGTGAACACCAAAGACTTAACAGTGCCGGAGACTGCTGATGCCACCGTAAAACGGAGGAAAGTTgataaaagaacacaaaaaaacagaacattcaACTTGGCCATAAACCTGAACATGGGGCTGCCTGCCCGCAGTGCCCAGTTGCATCCACCTGCTTCAAACGCAAaggctgaagaggaaaaagttggtgagaaaaaaacaactgtggaGGAGATGGGTGAGAAGGATGGGGGTGACACAAACAGTGGGGCTCTGAGCTGCCCAGCTGGTTCCATGCTTCCTAAGACTAGCTGGACGTCTCCATTAAGTGACGGCTTGAAGTCAGGTGCAGATCAAGTCACAGCAAAGAGTGACCAGCACCACTGTGACAGCATGCtcctggaaaggaaaagtgagGCAGATGGGATAGAACAGCATAAAAGGGCAGAAAACGCAAGTGAAGAAGAGGAATCAAAAGCCACGAGCAAGAAACAAGTTCCAGGGAGTCTTGAACAGAATATGGCATCCACTTGTCCTGAACAAAATGGTGCTGAGCTTGCAATACAGAAAACTGATAGCTCTGAGCATGCAGCAGAACCTGATGAAGAACAGGTGGCAGAGTGA
- the OGFR gene encoding opioid growth factor receptor isoform X3, which yields MLSDVMLATFTSTKFRGRKEAVLCDFSVNATTERNPAYLCSEENLIPNCQEQRKLNLSPLSQMGFQFSGRRNWDAARDLQRYRHRYPGLIESENEEEEQMWNLSFYKNEISFLPQGLHIETLLELWWDNFEVLEENHSYIQWLFPLRERGMNWRAKPLTLQEIEAFKKSREVMERFIRAYQLMLRFYGIILTNQETGELERAENWAERFQNLNWFSHNNLRITRILKCLGEMGYEHYQVHLVKFFLTETLVKETLPNVKRSALDYFLFTVRSKQKRRELVHYAWQHYKPQRSFVWGPHDKLSKYRPRSAKSQLHQTVGSKQEEPGRKCDDSVEKGQNPSLEEEQQAGGAADLWPKANEEDTRERLSECVSEGGDGEDEKEALFTQQEENDFSSKAEAQGTAENDCAKESKKRKLDANMADNIKSGSLKSPPDIEKISRNLGECALDAEISPSSSLLQTEEGQETLKENDVNTKDLTVPETADATVKRRKVDKRTQKNRTFNLAINLNMGLPARSAQLHPPASNAKAEEEKVGEKKTTVEEMGEKDGGDTNSGALSCPAGSMLPKTSWTSPLSDGLKSGADQVTAKSDQHHCDSMLLERKSEADGIEQHKRAENASEEEESKATSKKQVPGSLEQNMASTCPEQNGAELAIQKTDSSEHAAEPDEEQVAE from the exons ATGTTAAGTGATGTCATGCTTGCAACTTTTACTTCCACAAAgttcagaggaagaaaggaagctgTTCTTTGTGATTTCAGTGTAAATGCTACAACTGAACGGAATCCAGCATATCTGTGTAGTGAGGAGAACCTGATACCTAATTGTCAG gagcaaagaaaattaaatttgtcaCCGTTGTCTCAGATGGGTTTTCAG TTCTCAGGCAGGCGCAACTGGGATGCAGCAAGAGACTTGCAGAGATACAGGCATCGTTACCCG GGTTTGATAGAATCAgaaaatgaggaggaagaacAAATGTGGAACTTGAGcttttacaaaaatgaaatttcttttttgcctCAGG gttTGCATATTGAAACTCTGCTTGAATTGTGGTGGGACAACTTTGAAGTTCTGGAAGAAAACCATTCGTACATACAGTG gCTATTCCCTTTACGTGAACGTGGGATGAACTGGCGTGCCAAACCACTAACGCTTCAAGAAATTGAg GCTTTTAAGAAGTCCAGGGAAGTCATGGAAAGGTTTATACGCGCTTATCAGCTCATGTTGAGATTTTATGGAATAATTCTGACTAACCAGGAGACTGGAGAACTCGAGAGAGCAGAGAATTGGGCTGAAAGATTTCAAAACTTGAACTG GTTTAGCCACAACAATTTGCGGATCACTCGCATTCTGAAGTGCCTGGGGGAGATGGGATATGAACACTATCAAGTGCACTTGGTAAAGTTTTTCCTAACTGAAACTCTTGTTAAGGAGACGTTACCAAATGTCAAGAGAAGTGCCTTGGATTACTTTCTATTCACTGTCAGaagcaagcagaagagaagggaaCTAGTGCACTATGCTTGGCAACACTACAAACCTCAAAGGAGCTTTGTATGGGGGCCGCATGACAAACTCTCAAAGTACAGACCCCGCTCTGCCAAGTCACAGCTGCACCAAACTGTTGGAAGTAAACAGGAAGAACCTGGTAGAAAATGTGATGATTCTGTGGAAAAGGGTCAGAACCCATCTCTAGAGGAAGAACAGCaagctggaggtgctgcagaCTTGTGGCCTAAAGCGAACGAAGAGGACACGAGAGAGAGGTTGAGTGAGTGTGTTTCAGAGGGAGGAGATGGTGAAGATGAGAAGGAAGCTTTGTTTACCCAGCAGGAAGAGAATGATTTCAGCAGTAAGGCTGAAGCGCAGGGTACGGCAGAGAATGATTGTGCAAAGGAGagcaagaagagaaaactgGATGCAAATATGGCAGACAATATAAAGAGTGGATCATTGAAAAGCCCTCCTGATATTGAGAAAATTTCCCGTAATCTGGGTGAATGTGCACTTGATGCAGAAATCTCCCCCTCAAGTTCCCTCTTACAAACAGAAGAGGGCCAGGAAACGCTGAAAGAAAACGATGTGAACACCAAAGACTTAACAGTGCCGGAGACTGCTGATGCCACCGTAAAACGGAGGAAAGTTgataaaagaacacaaaaaaacagaacattcaACTTGGCCATAAACCTGAACATGGGGCTGCCTGCCCGCAGTGCCCAGTTGCATCCACCTGCTTCAAACGCAAaggctgaagaggaaaaagttggtgagaaaaaaacaactgtggaGGAGATGGGTGAGAAGGATGGGGGTGACACAAACAGTGGGGCTCTGAGCTGCCCAGCTGGTTCCATGCTTCCTAAGACTAGCTGGACGTCTCCATTAAGTGACGGCTTGAAGTCAGGTGCAGATCAAGTCACAGCAAAGAGTGACCAGCACCACTGTGACAGCATGCtcctggaaaggaaaagtgagGCAGATGGGATAGAACAGCATAAAAGGGCAGAAAACGCAAGTGAAGAAGAGGAATCAAAAGCCACGAGCAAGAAACAAGTTCCAGGGAGTCTTGAACAGAATATGGCATCCACTTGTCCTGAACAAAATGGTGCTGAGCTTGCAATACAGAAAACTGATAGCTCTGAGCATGCAGCAGAACCTGATGAAGAACAGGTGGCAGAGTGA
- the OGFR gene encoding opioid growth factor receptor isoform X5, whose translation MGFQFSGRRNWDAARDLQRYRHRYPGLIESENEEEEQMWNLSFYKNEISFLPQGLHIETLLELWWDNFEVLEENHSYIQWLFPLRERGMNWRAKPLTLQEIEAFKKSREVMERFIRAYQLMLRFYGIILTNQETGELERAENWAERFQNLNWFSHNNLRITRILKCLGEMGYEHYQVHLVKFFLTETLVKETLPNVKRSALDYFLFTVRSKQKRRELVHYAWQHYKPQRSFVWGPHDKLSKYRPRSAKSQLHQTVGSKQEEPGRKCDDSVEKGQNPSLEEEQQAGGAADLWPKANEEDTRERLSECVSEGGDGEDEKEALFTQQEENDFSSKAEAQGTAENDCAKESKKRKLDANMADNIKSGSLKSPPDIEKISRNLGECALDAEISPSSSLLQTEEGQETLKENDVNTKDLTVPETADATVKRRKVDKRTQKNRTFNLAINLNMGLPARSAQLHPPASNAKAEEEKVGEKKTTVEEMGEKDGGDTNSGALSCPAGSMLPKTSWTSPLSDGLKSGADQVTAKSDQHHCDSMLLERKSEADGIEQHKRAENASEEEESKATSKKQVPGSLEQNMASTCPEQNGAELAIQKTDSSEHAAEPDEEQVAE comes from the exons ATGGGTTTTCAG TTCTCAGGCAGGCGCAACTGGGATGCAGCAAGAGACTTGCAGAGATACAGGCATCGTTACCCG GGTTTGATAGAATCAgaaaatgaggaggaagaacAAATGTGGAACTTGAGcttttacaaaaatgaaatttcttttttgcctCAGG gttTGCATATTGAAACTCTGCTTGAATTGTGGTGGGACAACTTTGAAGTTCTGGAAGAAAACCATTCGTACATACAGTG gCTATTCCCTTTACGTGAACGTGGGATGAACTGGCGTGCCAAACCACTAACGCTTCAAGAAATTGAg GCTTTTAAGAAGTCCAGGGAAGTCATGGAAAGGTTTATACGCGCTTATCAGCTCATGTTGAGATTTTATGGAATAATTCTGACTAACCAGGAGACTGGAGAACTCGAGAGAGCAGAGAATTGGGCTGAAAGATTTCAAAACTTGAACTG GTTTAGCCACAACAATTTGCGGATCACTCGCATTCTGAAGTGCCTGGGGGAGATGGGATATGAACACTATCAAGTGCACTTGGTAAAGTTTTTCCTAACTGAAACTCTTGTTAAGGAGACGTTACCAAATGTCAAGAGAAGTGCCTTGGATTACTTTCTATTCACTGTCAGaagcaagcagaagagaagggaaCTAGTGCACTATGCTTGGCAACACTACAAACCTCAAAGGAGCTTTGTATGGGGGCCGCATGACAAACTCTCAAAGTACAGACCCCGCTCTGCCAAGTCACAGCTGCACCAAACTGTTGGAAGTAAACAGGAAGAACCTGGTAGAAAATGTGATGATTCTGTGGAAAAGGGTCAGAACCCATCTCTAGAGGAAGAACAGCaagctggaggtgctgcagaCTTGTGGCCTAAAGCGAACGAAGAGGACACGAGAGAGAGGTTGAGTGAGTGTGTTTCAGAGGGAGGAGATGGTGAAGATGAGAAGGAAGCTTTGTTTACCCAGCAGGAAGAGAATGATTTCAGCAGTAAGGCTGAAGCGCAGGGTACGGCAGAGAATGATTGTGCAAAGGAGagcaagaagagaaaactgGATGCAAATATGGCAGACAATATAAAGAGTGGATCATTGAAAAGCCCTCCTGATATTGAGAAAATTTCCCGTAATCTGGGTGAATGTGCACTTGATGCAGAAATCTCCCCCTCAAGTTCCCTCTTACAAACAGAAGAGGGCCAGGAAACGCTGAAAGAAAACGATGTGAACACCAAAGACTTAACAGTGCCGGAGACTGCTGATGCCACCGTAAAACGGAGGAAAGTTgataaaagaacacaaaaaaacagaacattcaACTTGGCCATAAACCTGAACATGGGGCTGCCTGCCCGCAGTGCCCAGTTGCATCCACCTGCTTCAAACGCAAaggctgaagaggaaaaagttggtgagaaaaaaacaactgtggaGGAGATGGGTGAGAAGGATGGGGGTGACACAAACAGTGGGGCTCTGAGCTGCCCAGCTGGTTCCATGCTTCCTAAGACTAGCTGGACGTCTCCATTAAGTGACGGCTTGAAGTCAGGTGCAGATCAAGTCACAGCAAAGAGTGACCAGCACCACTGTGACAGCATGCtcctggaaaggaaaagtgagGCAGATGGGATAGAACAGCATAAAAGGGCAGAAAACGCAAGTGAAGAAGAGGAATCAAAAGCCACGAGCAAGAAACAAGTTCCAGGGAGTCTTGAACAGAATATGGCATCCACTTGTCCTGAACAAAATGGTGCTGAGCTTGCAATACAGAAAACTGATAGCTCTGAGCATGCAGCAGAACCTGATGAAGAACAGGTGGCAGAGTGA